In Actinomadura luteofluorescens, the sequence ACTCTAGCGGCTCCGCGCCAGTGCCTCCTCCACCGCCACCCCGCACGTGAAGTTCACCTCACCCCGCGGTGAGGGTTGCCTGCGCCCGTGCACCACCCCGCCGGAAGAAGCGTCCACGCATATGAGTCGATGCGGGGAATACGGGGAGACCGGCCGGTCACCCCGCGGGGCCCCGCACACCGACCGCACACCGATCGGCGGCCAGACCCGGTACGGACGACCGGCACAGACGAGGAGACGGGTAGTGCGAACCACGGGGACGGGGACCACCAGGCCTGCGGGCGGCGGAACCGGAGAAGACGACGGCGGCGGCGCCACGGCGGTCTGGGACCTGGCCGCCGACACCCGCGCCGCGGCACGGGCCCGCGCGCTCACCCGCCGGTCGCTGCGCCGGTGGCGCGTCACCGGCACCGCCGACATCGACGACATCGTCCTTATCGTGGACGAACTGGTCACCAACGCCGTCGTGCACGGCACCGGGCCCGTCCACCTGGCCCTGCGCCTGGAGGCCACCCGGGCCGGAGTGCGCCTCACCGGCGAGATCGGCGACGCCGACCCCCGCGCACCCGGCGTCCCCGCCGGACCGCCCCCCGTCCTGGACTGGTCCGAGGCCGGCCGCGGCCTGCTCCTGGTCGCCTCCCTGGCCACCGAGTTCGGCGCCCGGCCCGCGCCGCCCGGCAAGACCATCTGGTTCACCCGCGACCTCGACCCCCTCGACACCCCCGCCCTCACCGCCGACGCGCCCGCCAGCTGACCCGACCGGGGGCCGGGGTCAGACCTGCAGGGGGCAGCGGTCCACCACCCACACCTCCTCCTCCCCG encodes:
- a CDS encoding ATP-binding protein, encoding MRTTGTGTTRPAGGGTGEDDGGGATAVWDLAADTRAAARARALTRRSLRRWRVTGTADIDDIVLIVDELVTNAVVHGTGPVHLALRLEATRAGVRLTGEIGDADPRAPGVPAGPPPVLDWSEAGRGLLLVASLATEFGARPAPPGKTIWFTRDLDPLDTPALTADAPAS